The following proteins are encoded in a genomic region of Lujinxingia vulgaris:
- a CDS encoding Stp1/IreP family PP2C-type Ser/Thr phosphatase, whose protein sequence is MKLICAGITDVGCSREHNEDDFYLSDGDEALCIVADGMGGHRSGEVASAMAIKAIVEYYRETMPEKVNGYRGEEAGEGDGARDLDELRIHEALKMANRAVFEAAESDEAYEGMGTTIVSAYFTEDGVYLAHIGDSRAYLYREGTLEQVTHDHSLANEYVRMGILAKEDVEFFPYKNVITRACGLTDEVEIDVQFHAMKPGDMFVFCSDGLSDMVPDRDLVKLLDKDEDLEVLCQRLVDQANENGGSDNITIILARVVDEA, encoded by the coding sequence ATGAAGCTAATCTGTGCCGGGATTACAGACGTCGGCTGCTCACGCGAGCATAACGAAGATGATTTTTACCTCTCCGATGGAGACGAAGCGCTTTGCATCGTCGCCGACGGGATGGGAGGGCATCGCTCCGGTGAGGTCGCCAGCGCGATGGCGATCAAGGCGATCGTTGAGTATTACCGGGAGACGATGCCGGAGAAGGTCAACGGTTACCGTGGCGAGGAGGCCGGTGAGGGCGACGGCGCTCGCGATCTTGATGAGCTGCGTATTCACGAAGCGCTCAAGATGGCCAACCGCGCGGTGTTCGAGGCGGCCGAGTCCGATGAGGCGTATGAGGGCATGGGAACGACGATTGTCTCGGCCTACTTTACCGAAGACGGTGTCTACCTTGCCCACATCGGCGACTCTCGGGCGTATCTTTACCGCGAAGGGACGCTGGAGCAGGTGACGCATGACCACTCCCTGGCCAACGAATACGTGCGGATGGGAATTCTGGCCAAAGAGGACGTGGAGTTTTTCCCCTATAAGAACGTGATCACGCGGGCGTGTGGTCTGACCGATGAGGTCGAGATCGACGTGCAGTTCCATGCGATGAAGCCGGGCGATATGTTTGTTTTCTGCTCGGACGGCCTCTCGGATATGGTGCCGGATCGCGACCTGGTGAAACTTTTGGATAAGGACGAAGATCTGGAGGTTCTCTGCCAGCGCCTGGTGGATCAGGCCAATGAGAACGGCGGATCGGACAATATCACGATCATTCTGGCGCGTGTGGTTGACGAGGCGTAA
- a CDS encoding DNA-processing protein DprA, giving the protein MSDNSGSEAWSLLSAEERGARAALSWIARLKARDVANIAEVHDGDVAGWWREGAPVCTELEARLREGARRRVEELDVGPAEALERMAGWSGRTLWRGDDDYPVGLESLRDPPLFLRVLGGVDALHRRAVAVAGSRRLRPRDTPVSRGLVEAIASAGFGVISGGALGADALAHEVALEQGVPTVVVLPGCLEEPTPAANRELFERVVEAGGTLVSEYPPGQSVRAYHFARRNELIAAMSKGVLVLRSGRKGGTMLTVEAAERLGRPVAAVPGEPDDELCRGCFDAIGRGARLVADREDLRAWLELRPMEVASSPRARSPRAAVGQAQLPRLAPLPSSLSEEARVLFAGARKIAGDDASVSVDALATELVWSMPRLLGALLELELCGAVQKLPGAERVRLLCA; this is encoded by the coding sequence ATGAGCGACAATTCGGGGAGTGAGGCGTGGTCGTTGTTGAGCGCGGAGGAACGAGGTGCGCGTGCGGCGTTGAGCTGGATCGCGCGCTTGAAGGCGCGCGACGTGGCGAACATTGCCGAGGTGCATGACGGCGATGTGGCCGGATGGTGGCGCGAAGGGGCGCCGGTGTGCACCGAGCTGGAAGCACGTTTGAGGGAAGGGGCGCGTCGGCGCGTGGAGGAGCTCGACGTCGGGCCGGCTGAAGCGCTGGAGCGGATGGCGGGGTGGTCCGGGCGAACGCTCTGGCGTGGTGATGACGATTATCCCGTGGGGCTGGAGAGTCTCCGAGATCCGCCGCTCTTTTTGCGCGTGCTGGGCGGCGTCGACGCGCTTCACCGGCGCGCGGTGGCGGTTGCGGGCTCACGGCGGTTGCGACCGCGCGATACGCCGGTATCGCGGGGGCTTGTCGAGGCGATCGCGTCGGCGGGCTTTGGTGTGATCAGCGGGGGGGCGTTGGGGGCGGACGCTCTCGCGCATGAGGTTGCGCTGGAGCAGGGTGTGCCCACGGTGGTGGTGTTGCCGGGTTGTCTTGAGGAGCCGACGCCGGCGGCCAATCGAGAACTCTTTGAGCGCGTGGTGGAGGCAGGAGGCACGCTGGTGAGCGAGTACCCGCCGGGCCAGTCGGTGCGCGCGTACCATTTTGCGCGTCGTAACGAGCTTATCGCCGCGATGTCGAAGGGCGTGCTCGTGCTGCGTTCCGGGCGAAAGGGCGGGACGATGCTGACGGTAGAGGCGGCCGAGCGGCTCGGACGCCCCGTCGCAGCGGTACCTGGAGAGCCCGATGACGAGCTGTGTCGAGGATGCTTCGATGCGATCGGGCGAGGCGCGAGGTTGGTGGCCGATCGGGAGGATCTTCGGGCGTGGTTGGAACTTCGACCGATGGAGGTGGCGTCATCGCCTCGCGCCCGGAGCCCCAGGGCTGCGGTGGGACAGGCGCAGTTGCCGCGGCTAGCACCTCTGCCATCTTCACTGAGCGAGGAGGCCCGCGTACTTTTTGCGGGCGCCCGGAAGATCGCCGGCGATGATGCCAGCGTCTCGGTGGATGCGCTTGCCACGGAGCTTGTCTGGTCGATGCCCCGTTTGCTCGGCGCGCTGCTGGAGTTGGAGCTCTGCGGCGCCGTGCAGAAGTTACCCGGCGCAGAGCGCGTGCGCCTTCTCTGCGCGTGA